TGCAACAATGAAGGCTACTCTGTTCTTCCTGATCGTTGTCCTGTGTGCAGTCGCCTTGGCTGCTCCAAAGTCCGAGCAGAAGAGGGAAGGCAAGGGCAAAGGCGAAGGAAAGGGTAAGGGCAAGGGCCAGGAAACGATGGACTCGGGCTCGGCGGAAGATGGACAGGACGATAGCCAAGAGGAAAGCAACGGAGGAAAAGGCAAAGGTGGAAATGGACGAATGGCCGGAAAGGGCGGAAAGGGTGGAAAGGGTGGAAAGGGCGGCAAGGGTGACACGGAAGATGATAC
The Anopheles moucheti chromosome 2, idAnoMoucSN_F20_07, whole genome shotgun sequence genome window above contains:
- the LOC128309891 gene encoding protein qua-1-like — encoded protein: MKATLFFLIVVLCAVALAAPKSEQKREGKGKGEGKGKGKGQETMDSGSAEDGQDDSQEESNGGKGKGGNGRMAGKGGKGGKGGKGGKGDTEDDTDSPKRRMESPMGKGKNQPQKDNGKGRDNGKPKGKKN